In Camelina sativa cultivar DH55 chromosome 13, Cs, whole genome shotgun sequence, the genomic window tataatatatttggtttgattACACAACATCgttctttgttttgttacaGGAAGCATTGGACAGTTTCCAGAACACAGAGTTTTGGTATGCAGAAGAAGGAAGTTTATCGATGAAATCTGCGCGTTCTGCGACTGGATCTTTCAGGAAAGTTATAGTACaaaggaaagaagagaaatggtGGCTACCGGTTCCTCTAGTGCCATCAGAAGGTTTGTCAGATAAGGCCAGAAAACAACtcaaaaacaagagagagagtaCCAATCAGATTCACAAAGCTGCAATGGCTATCAACAGTAGCATTCTCAGTGAAATGGAGATTCCTGACTCATACATGACAACTCTTCCAAAGGTTTGTTTGATATCTTTCATACTTTACTAGAAtcttatttatttggtttagaGTCTAAGATTGAAATGTTCAATCTCTGCAGTGCGGTAAAAGCAGTGTTGGAGATTCAATTTATCGTTACATGAGTAGTTCGGGTCGGTTTTTCCCAGAACAGCTCTTAGATTGTCTGAACATAGGCTCTGAGCATGAAGCTGTGCAGTTAGCAGATAGAGTAGAAGCTTCGATGTATACATGGAGACGCAAAGCTTGTCTTAGTAACTCTAAGAACTCATGGAACCTGGTGAAAGATCTTATGTCAACTACAGAGAGAACAGACAAGAACTATGTTATGGCTGAGAGAGCAGAGACTCTGCTCTTCTGTTTGAAACAGCGCTATCCAGAATTGTCTCAGACATCATTAGATATATGCAAGATTCAATACAATAAGGTAAAACTGAAGAATGAAAACTCAGTTGAATTAATGATTGTGCAttatcataattattttgttgagATTTATGAAAAGTCTTGtgttattttttggtttgcagGATGTTGGAAAAGCTGTGTTGGAGAGCTATTCAAGAGTACTTGAAGGTTTAGCATTTAACATAGTTGCTTGGATTGATGATGTTCTCTATGTAGACAAAACCATGAGAGGTAGTGAATAAATAATAGCTCTGATAGAGACTTTTGAGAAGATTTCTATGTTTCTGTTTCCATCTCTTGTAAAGCAAATGAATGATTgaaatatatatccaaaaaacatattttgtatttatagtaatCAGCTAAGTTTCCCCATTTATAAGGAAGAGCAAAAAGAGAGACAAGTGTTCTTCATCAATATAAAAGTTCAGaggaataataatttttttagtggATCATAAATAATGGAACAAGGGAACTGAGACAATTAATTTCGAATC contains:
- the LOC104737731 gene encoding rop guanine nucleotide exchange factor 3, coding for MENLSNQDENDEVGYHHQSPRSIDPNDQSASETPVYSTMSIDSFVYPRTCSESTSGFSDHIDETNSFCSEASPCNWPVLTESKSDESTKCLSGLGMQSNENLVVQEISEPELDTMKERFAKLLLGEDMSGSGKGVCTAVTISNAITNLYATVFGQNLRLEPLETEKRALWKREMNCLLSVCDYIVEFIPRCQSLSNGATVEVMESRPRADIYINLPALRKLDSMLMEALDSFQNTEFWYAEEGSLSMKSARSATGSFRKVIVQRKEEKWWLPVPLVPSEGLSDKARKQLKNKRESTNQIHKAAMAINSSILSEMEIPDSYMTTLPKCGKSSVGDSIYRYMSSSGRFFPEQLLDCLNIGSEHEAVQLADRVEASMYTWRRKACLSNSKNSWNLVKDLMSTTERTDKNYVMAERAETLLFCLKQRYPELSQTSLDICKIQYNKDVGKAVLESYSRVLEGLAFNIVAWIDDVLYVDKTMRGSE